In Peromyscus eremicus chromosome 15, PerEre_H2_v1, whole genome shotgun sequence, a genomic segment contains:
- the Rbbp5 gene encoding retinoblastoma-binding protein 5 isoform X2 has protein sequence MNLELLESFGQNYPEEADGTLDCISMALTCTFNRWGTLLAVGCNDGRIVIWDFLTRGIAKIISAHIHPVCSLCWSRDGHKLVSASTDNIVSQWDVLSGDCDQRFRFPSPILKVQYHPRDQNKVLVCPMKSAPVMLTLSDSKHVVLPVDDDSDLNVVASFDRRGEYIYTGNAKGKILVLKTDSQDLVASFRVTTGTSNTTAIKSIEFARKGSCFLINTADRIIRVYDGREILTCGRDGEPEPMQKLQDLVNRTPWKKCCFSGDGEYIVAGSARQHALYIWEKSIGNLVKILHGTRGELLLDVAWHPVRPIIASISSGVVSIWAQNQVENWSAFAPDFKELDENVEYEERESEFDIEDEDKSEPEQTGADAAEDEEVDVTSVDPIAAFCSSDEELEDSKALLYLPIAPEVEDPEENPYGPPPDAVPTSLMDEGASSEKKRQSSADGSQPPKKKPKTTNIELQGVPNDEVHPLLGVKGDGKSKKKQAGRPKGSKAGGAISELL, from the exons AGTCCTTTGGGCAGAACTATCCAGAG GAAGCGGATGGAACTTTGGATTGCATTAGCATGGCCCTGACGTGCACCTTTAACAGGTGGGGCACACTGCTTGCAGTTGGCTGTAACGATGGCCGAATTGTTATTTGGGACTTCTTGACAAGAGGCATTGCTAAAATAATTAGTGCACACATCCATCCAGTCTGTTCTTTGTG TTGGAGTCGAGATGGTCATAAGCTCGTGAGTGCTTCTACAGATAACATAGTGTCACAGTGGGATGTTCTTTCAGGCGATTGCGACCAGAGGTTTCGATTCCCTTCACCCATCTTAAAAGTCCAATATCATCCTCGAGATCA GAACAAGGTTCTCGTGTGTCCCATGAAATCTGCTCCTGTCATGTTGACCCTTTCAGATTCCAAACATGTTGTTCTGCCGGTAGACGACGACTCCGATTTGAACGTGGTGGCTTCTTTTGATAGGCGAGGGGAATATATTTATACAGGAAATGCAAAAGGCAAG ATCTTGGTCCTGAAAACAGACTCTCAGGATCTTGTTGCTTCCTTCCGAGTCACAACGGGAACAAGCAATACCACAGCCATTAAGTCCATTGAGTTTGCCCGGAAGGGGAG TTGCTTTCTAATTAACACAGCAGATCGAATAATCAGAGTTTATGACGGCAGAGAGATTTTAACGTGTGGAAGGGATGGAGAGCCTGAGCCTATGCAGAAACTGCAGGACTTGGTGAATAG GACCCCATGGAAAAAATGTTGCTTCTCTGGGGATGGGGAATACATAGTGGCGGGCTCTGCCCGGCAGCATGCACTGTATATCTGGGAGAAGAGCATTGGCAACCTGGTGAAGATCTTGCATGGGACCAGAGGAGAACTCCTGCTGGATGTGGCT TGGCATCCAGTCCGACCCATCATAGCTTCTATTTCCAGTGGAGTGGTGTCCATTTGGGCCCAGAACCAAGTA GAAAACTGGAGTGCATTTGCACCAGATTTCAAAGAGTTGGATGAAAATGTAGAATATGAGGAAAGAGAATCAGAGTTTGATATTGAAGATGAGGATAAGAGTGAGCCTGAGCAAACAG GGGCTGATGCTGCTGAGGATGAGGAAGTAGATGTCACCAGCGTGGACCCCATTGCGGCCTTCTGTAGCAG TGATGAAGAGCTGGAAGATTCAAAGGCTCTGTTGTATTTACCCATTGCCCCTGAGGTAGAAGACCCTGAAGAGAATCCATATGGCCCCCCACCGGATGCAGTCCCAACCTCCTTGATGGATGAAGGGGCTAGTTCAGAGAAGAAGAGGCAGTCTTCAGCAGATGGGTCCCAGCCACCAAAGAAGAAACCTAAAACGACCAATATAGAACTCCAAGGAGTGCCGAATGACG AAGTCCATCCACTACTGGGGGTGAAGGGGGATGGCAAATCCAAGAAGAAGCAAGCAGGCCGGCCTAAAGGATCAAAAG CAGGAGGAGCGATCTCAGAACTGCTATGA
- the Rbbp5 gene encoding retinoblastoma-binding protein 5 isoform X1 encodes MNLELLESFGQNYPEEADGTLDCISMALTCTFNRWGTLLAVGCNDGRIVIWDFLTRGIAKIISAHIHPVCSLCWSRDGHKLVSASTDNIVSQWDVLSGDCDQRFRFPSPILKVQYHPRDQNKVLVCPMKSAPVMLTLSDSKHVVLPVDDDSDLNVVASFDRRGEYIYTGNAKGKILVLKTDSQDLVASFRVTTGTSNTTAIKSIEFARKGSCFLINTADRIIRVYDGREILTCGRDGEPEPMQKLQDLVNRTPWKKCCFSGDGEYIVAGSARQHALYIWEKSIGNLVKILHGTRGELLLDVAWHPVRPIIASISSGVVSIWAQNQVENWSAFAPDFKELDENVEYEERESEFDIEDEDKSEPEQTGADAAEDEEVDVTSVDPIAAFCSSDEELEDSKALLYLPIAPEVEDPEENPYGPPPDAVPTSLMDEGASSEKKRQSSADGSQPPKKKPKTTNIELQGVPNDEVHPLLGVKGDGKSKKKQAGRPKGSKGKEKESPFKPKLYKGDRGLPLEGSAKGKVQAELSQPLAAGGAISELL; translated from the exons AGTCCTTTGGGCAGAACTATCCAGAG GAAGCGGATGGAACTTTGGATTGCATTAGCATGGCCCTGACGTGCACCTTTAACAGGTGGGGCACACTGCTTGCAGTTGGCTGTAACGATGGCCGAATTGTTATTTGGGACTTCTTGACAAGAGGCATTGCTAAAATAATTAGTGCACACATCCATCCAGTCTGTTCTTTGTG TTGGAGTCGAGATGGTCATAAGCTCGTGAGTGCTTCTACAGATAACATAGTGTCACAGTGGGATGTTCTTTCAGGCGATTGCGACCAGAGGTTTCGATTCCCTTCACCCATCTTAAAAGTCCAATATCATCCTCGAGATCA GAACAAGGTTCTCGTGTGTCCCATGAAATCTGCTCCTGTCATGTTGACCCTTTCAGATTCCAAACATGTTGTTCTGCCGGTAGACGACGACTCCGATTTGAACGTGGTGGCTTCTTTTGATAGGCGAGGGGAATATATTTATACAGGAAATGCAAAAGGCAAG ATCTTGGTCCTGAAAACAGACTCTCAGGATCTTGTTGCTTCCTTCCGAGTCACAACGGGAACAAGCAATACCACAGCCATTAAGTCCATTGAGTTTGCCCGGAAGGGGAG TTGCTTTCTAATTAACACAGCAGATCGAATAATCAGAGTTTATGACGGCAGAGAGATTTTAACGTGTGGAAGGGATGGAGAGCCTGAGCCTATGCAGAAACTGCAGGACTTGGTGAATAG GACCCCATGGAAAAAATGTTGCTTCTCTGGGGATGGGGAATACATAGTGGCGGGCTCTGCCCGGCAGCATGCACTGTATATCTGGGAGAAGAGCATTGGCAACCTGGTGAAGATCTTGCATGGGACCAGAGGAGAACTCCTGCTGGATGTGGCT TGGCATCCAGTCCGACCCATCATAGCTTCTATTTCCAGTGGAGTGGTGTCCATTTGGGCCCAGAACCAAGTA GAAAACTGGAGTGCATTTGCACCAGATTTCAAAGAGTTGGATGAAAATGTAGAATATGAGGAAAGAGAATCAGAGTTTGATATTGAAGATGAGGATAAGAGTGAGCCTGAGCAAACAG GGGCTGATGCTGCTGAGGATGAGGAAGTAGATGTCACCAGCGTGGACCCCATTGCGGCCTTCTGTAGCAG TGATGAAGAGCTGGAAGATTCAAAGGCTCTGTTGTATTTACCCATTGCCCCTGAGGTAGAAGACCCTGAAGAGAATCCATATGGCCCCCCACCGGATGCAGTCCCAACCTCCTTGATGGATGAAGGGGCTAGTTCAGAGAAGAAGAGGCAGTCTTCAGCAGATGGGTCCCAGCCACCAAAGAAGAAACCTAAAACGACCAATATAGAACTCCAAGGAGTGCCGAATGACG AAGTCCATCCACTACTGGGGGTGAAGGGGGATGGCAAATCCAAGAAGAAGCAAGCAGGCCGGCCTAAAGGATCAAAAGGTAAAGAGAAAGAGTCTCCATTTAAACCGAAACTCTACAAAGGGGACAGAGGTTTGCCTCTGGAAGGCTCAGCGAAGGGTAAAGTGCAGGCGGAACTCAGCCAGCCCCTGGCAG CAGGAGGAGCGATCTCAGAACTGCTATGA